In Pyricularia oryzae 70-15 chromosome 2, whole genome shotgun sequence, one genomic interval encodes:
- a CDS encoding nucleotide-sugar transporter: MTSRLGAVAGASSSSSSTAPSPSSASQRQGQTLPNLLTINQQDSLSSNTSSAIATPSRSSSTPSPANTTSFAAPSGSDRVRRIEEFEMDSMAAPQGHRRRRSTHTSPATRSRGPEDRKPHGTADDRDNEVQGGRRLETDDDDSGLSDEDLHDDEEAGLTRKHRDRKRDKRRRNTQFDQRIVRGGTISEEEKREADKNVMRNLVINGVLIGLWYLFSLGISIYNKWMFDSKELDFRFPMFTTSIHMVIQFALSSLVLYFFPSLRPRNGYKSDMGQSRHESEPERPIMTKWFYLTRIGPCGAATGLDIGLGNTSLRFITLTFYTMCKSSSLAFVLMFAFLFRLEAPTWRLVAIIATMTAGVVMMVAGEVEFKLGGFFLVISAAFFSGFRWALTQILLLRNPATSNPFSSIFFLAPIMFLTLFTIAVFVEGLGELVEGFKALAAAKGALAAPAIVIFPGAIAFAMTVSEFALLQRTSVVTLSIAGIFKEVVTISAASIVFGDTLTIINISGLVVTIGAIGAYNYIKITRMREDARATVHGDHRAGGEGAGVNSTSASEDEDEDATLLMPGRSEDGKGGRTLFDAEQETKTNFALGSGGVGRSAEH, encoded by the exons ATGACCTCCCGTTTGGGCGCCGTTGCCGGTGCTTCGTCCTCATCGTCCTCAACCGCACCATCTCCCTCATCAGCATCTCAGCGGCAGGGCCAAACGTTGCCTAACCTGCTGACGATCAACCAACAAGACTCATTGTCGTCCAACACCTCGTCCGCAATCGCCACACCCTCGCGGTCCTCGAGCACCCCGTCGCCCGCAAACACAACCTCCTTTGCCGCGCCCTCAGGTTCGGACCGCGTGCGACGCATCGAGGAGTTCGAGATGGATTCAATGGCCGCCCCGCAggggcatcggcggcggaGGAGTACGCACACCAGCCCGGCTACTCGGAGTCGGGGTCCTGAAGATCGGAAGCCGCATGGGACCGCGGACGACAGGGATAACGAGGTTCAGGGCGGAAGACGGCTGGAAacagacgacgacgacagtgGCCTCTCGGACGAGGACCTACACGATGATGAAGAGGCCGGATTGACCAGGAAACACAGGGACCGTAAGCGGGATAAGAGGAGAAGGAACACTCAGTTCGACCAGAGGATAGTCCGGGGTGGTACCATATCCGAAGAGGAGAAGCGTGAGGCGGATAAAAACGTCATGCGTAATCTCGTGATCAACGGAGTGCTCATTGGACTATGGTACCTGTTCTCGCTGGGTATTTCAATT TACAATAAGTGGATGTTCGATTCTAAAGAACTGGATTTCCGCTTCCCCATGTTTACAACATCGATTCACATGGTGATCCAGTTCGCACTATCGAGCTTGGTTTTATACTTTTTCCCTTCATTAAGGCCACGCAACGGATATAAATCCGACATGGGCCAATCGAGACATGAATCTGAGCCTGAAAGACCCATCATGACTAAATGGTTCTACTTGACGCGGATCGGGCCTTGCGGGGCGGCCACAGGGTTGGATATTGGATTGGGAAATACCAGTTTACGATTCATCACCTTGACATTTTATA CAATGTGTAAATCCTCATCTCTGGCATTCGTGCTCATGTTTGCCTTCCTTTTCCGCCTCGAGGCTCCTACATGGCGCCTTGTGGCCATCATCGCTACCATGACGGCCGGTGTCGTCATGATGGTTGCCGGCGAGGTCGAGTTCAAACTGGGAGGATTCTTCTTGGTCATCTCGGCAGCCTTCTTCTCGGGGTTCCGCTGGGCCCTCACGCAGATCCTGCTTCTCCGCAACCCGGCAACGTCGAACCCCTTCTCGAGCATCTTCTTTCTCGCGCCCATCATGTTCCTGACGCTCTTCACCATCGCCGTATTCGTTGAGGGCCTCGGGGAGCTGGTTGAGGGCTTCAAGGCGCTCGCGGCCGCTAAAGGAGCCCTGGCGGCGCCTGCCATCGTTATTTTCCCTGGAGCCATTGCTTTCGCCATGACCGTGTCCGAGTTCGCTCTGCTGCAGCGGACTTCGGTAGTGACGCTTTCCATCGCGGGCATCTTCAAGGAAGTGGTAACCATTTCGGCGGCATCCATAGTGTTTGGGGACACGCTTACCATAATCAACATATCCGGACTGGTGGTCACTATCGGGGCGATCGGGGCCTACAACTACATCAAGATCACAAGGATGAGGGAGGATGCGCGCGCGACGGTGCATGGGGACCACCGCGCAGGCGGTGAGGGGGCAGGGGTCAACAGCACCAGCGCGAGTgaagacgaggacgaggatgccACCCTGCTGATGCCAGGGAGGAGTGAGGATGGCAAGGGAGGAAGGACACTGTTTGATGCGGAACAGGAAACGAAAACGAACTTTGCATTGGGGTCAGGAGGAGTTGGGAGAAGTGCAGAACATTAG